The Celeribacter marinus genome window below encodes:
- a CDS encoding DUF6511 domain-containing protein, protein MVDFTEEETQALPTVMRALAPEMERIGWDLPLAQLTQNDMYRLIAVTIEAFRVKMAEIALEDEIPF, encoded by the coding sequence ATGGTCGATTTTACTGAAGAGGAAACGCAGGCGCTGCCCACGGTAATGCGCGCGTTAGCGCCCGAGATGGAGCGGATCGGCTGGGACCTGCCGCTGGCCCAGCTGACCCAGAATGACATGTACAGATTGATTGCCGTCACCATCGAGGCGTTCCGCGTCAAGATGGCGGAGATTGCGCTCGAAGATGAGATTCCTTTCTGA
- a CDS encoding ATP-binding protein, protein MTSALPIITADQRMSEPRGITGVIFGPSGIGKTSLLWTLLHSTTLFFDLEAGDLAIEGLAIDAIRPRTWTECRDFAVFIGGPNPALRADQPYSQAHFEAVCVKYGDPELLTKYDTVFIDSITVAGRLCFGWCKGQPEALSEKTGKPDVRGAYGLHGREMIAWLTHLQHTRGKNVWFVGILDQKLDDFNRKVFSPQIDGSKTGLELPGIVDQVITMTDISGEDGTPQRGFVCHTLNPWGFPAKDRSGRLAMVEPPHLGQLMEKIRGALVPADRRLTFGAPQLPTPPAAQASTPSNDTPT, encoded by the coding sequence ATGACCAGCGCGCTTCCCATCATCACGGCCGACCAGCGCATGTCTGAGCCGCGCGGCATCACAGGCGTGATCTTCGGGCCCTCGGGCATTGGCAAGACATCGCTGCTTTGGACACTGTTGCATTCGACCACGCTGTTTTTCGACCTCGAGGCTGGAGACCTTGCGATTGAGGGGCTGGCCATCGATGCCATCCGGCCGCGGACATGGACGGAATGTCGGGATTTTGCCGTGTTTATCGGCGGCCCCAACCCGGCACTGCGCGCGGATCAGCCCTACAGTCAGGCGCACTTTGAGGCGGTCTGTGTCAAATACGGCGACCCGGAGCTGCTGACCAAATACGACACGGTGTTTATCGACTCGATCACCGTGGCAGGGCGGCTCTGCTTTGGCTGGTGCAAGGGTCAGCCCGAGGCGCTCTCCGAGAAGACCGGCAAACCGGATGTACGCGGTGCCTATGGGTTGCATGGCCGCGAAATGATCGCGTGGCTGACGCATCTGCAGCACACACGCGGCAAGAATGTCTGGTTTGTCGGGATCCTCGATCAGAAGCTTGATGACTTCAATCGCAAGGTGTTCTCGCCGCAGATCGACGGCTCAAAGACCGGGCTCGAGCTACCCGGGATCGTCGATCAGGTCATCACCATGACCGATATTTCTGGCGAGGATGGAACGCCTCAGCGCGGATTTGTTTGTCACACGCTTAATCCTTGGGGCTTTCCCGCAAAGGATCGGTCCGGTCGCCTCGCAATGGTTGAACCCCCGCATCTTGGACAGCTGATGGAGAAAATTCGTGGGGCGCTTGTCCCTGCAGATCGCCGCCTGACTTTTGGGGCCCCGCAGCTGCCGACCCCGCCCGCGGCGCAGGCCTCCACCCCCTCCAATGACACCCCCACCTGA
- a CDS encoding helix-turn-helix domain-containing protein — protein MRTAMEQDHILMSTKLLSRRWNIAPRTLERWRAEGRGPQFVRIGRHVRYRQTDILAFEVKHIQVGNAEQSLTVNRCAA, from the coding sequence ATGAGGACCGCTATGGAACAAGATCACATCCTAATGAGCACGAAGCTCTTGTCTCGGCGCTGGAATATTGCGCCTCGCACGCTGGAGCGTTGGCGCGCTGAAGGCCGTGGGCCGCAGTTCGTGCGGATTGGTCGGCACGTGCGCTATCGCCAGACGGACATATTGGCCTTTGAGGTCAAGCATATCCAAGTTGGAAACGCGGAGCAGTCTCTAACTGTCAACCGGTGCGCGGCATGA